A DNA window from Myxococcus xanthus contains the following coding sequences:
- a CDS encoding J domain-containing protein yields MTPSQAAEALYSAHKSRATGRLTLSSGGRESRLWLREGNLVGTQLGFGFQSPAQALLQSGLLDAEALDTLWARGGAGAPDEETLEAFDLVPEVVAEQQVLAHVRRLSALAEQAAFEPGTVEAEGFEPIAGVRVVRAALEGPIHGGAAARVFRCEDVEACGPWLADVSERAFLETLAEFREPESLTPAQEALLLVLEREGWVQALSVEDWEARERVRREEEEARRRAEEEARLEEERRRAEEARLEAERLAEEARRAEAARLEEERRVAEEARLAEEARLAEEARLAEEARLAEEARLAEEARLAEEARLEEERRVAEEARLAEEARLAEVARLEAERLAEEERRLAEEARIAEEARLEAERLAEEARLAEEARLAEEARLAEEARLAEEARLAEEERLEEERRLAEEARLAEEARLEEERRLAEEARLAEEARLAEEARLAEEARLAEEARLEEERRLAEEARLAEEARLAEEARLAEEARLEEERRLAEEARLAEEARLEEERRLAEEARLAEEARVAEEARLAEEARLAEEARLEEEHRVAEEARLAEEARLEEERRLAEEARLEEERRLEEERRLAEEVRLAEEARLAEEARLEEERRLAEEVRLAEVARLEAERLAEEERRLAEEARIAEEARLEAERLAEEARLAEEARLAEEARLAEEARLAEEARLAEEERLEEERRLAEEARLAEEARLEEERRLAEEARLAEEARLAEEARLAEEARLAEEARLEEERRLAEEARLAEEARLAEEARLAEEARLEEERRLAEEARLAEEARLEEERRLAEEARLAEEARVAEEARLAEEARLAEEARLEEEHRVAEEARLAEEARLEEEHRLAEEARLEEERRLEEERRLAEEVRLAEEARLAEEARLEEERRLAEEARLEAERLAEEARLAEAALLEAARLAEEARLAEEARLAEEARLEEERRLAEEARAEEERRLAEEARLAEERRLAEEERLEEERRLAEDARVAEEARLEEERRLAEEARLEEERRLAEEARLEEERRLAEEARLAEEARLEEERRLAEEAQRAEAARLEAERLAEEAERLAEEARLAEEARLKAERLAEEARLIEERRLAESARLAREARRAEEIWAAEEARLAEVARVEAEARQAEEARQAEELRLEIERRRGKDARAAEQARQADEGRPTEEPTQSDSIPELAAEDIEALTLDVGDILLTELPAQPSEADSWADSVQNAGASDLDLAALPESADALRIARQKAQAELLHDMEEALRRSKSLPLEPWLADEPPLSTPPTRTQDRVPIQDEQWHTEAISLSAASDTESELPLLEVEPEPELWAVAEPLPAPATRPAAGEPPVLTPVAEDDADILLEATPDEEDDASWATQPSAPPPRPATPKTGDEDLWRIVAFDKDEGADTLTASFEAALLQVDTHLESLVRSDVNQANVDFDEPPVEAIVEATIEPVAPDSSGAFPGDNSWPTGQTDWDEPSGDLDDWDFDEDDLAADPSNPDEAAKLRRQRLLRRAMENMGVLGGRPPSAPGATPSPTSEPAAAPAPAASEPPRPDEARLAQQLEQRFADVQAKRDHFYVLGVSQDASRDQVKTAFLNLAKIFHPDRLPPSLPHMAPKITAVFEAIREAYEVLYDDTRRKTYQQNLQAQQTLPKPPSSAPTAPVLRPQGRADSNADDLYKMGEVFFRKRDFTTASDHYDRAHALEPKPLYLAARAWAIYMDPARKADMAKAKQMMADAVRADPNCDRAHYQLGVIARVEGDMDRAERCFREAVRANPKHLEANQELRLIDMRKKNPPKKGGFFR; encoded by the coding sequence ATGACCCCGTCGCAGGCCGCCGAAGCGCTCTATTCCGCCCACAAGTCCCGCGCCACCGGGAGGCTCACGCTTTCCTCGGGAGGGCGCGAGTCCCGGCTGTGGCTGCGCGAGGGGAACCTCGTGGGGACGCAGCTGGGCTTCGGGTTCCAGAGCCCGGCGCAGGCCCTGCTCCAGTCCGGGCTGCTGGACGCGGAGGCGCTGGACACGCTGTGGGCGCGGGGTGGGGCAGGGGCTCCGGACGAGGAGACGCTGGAGGCGTTCGACCTGGTGCCGGAGGTGGTGGCGGAGCAGCAGGTGCTCGCGCATGTCCGGCGGTTGAGCGCGCTGGCGGAGCAGGCCGCGTTCGAGCCGGGGACGGTGGAGGCGGAGGGGTTTGAGCCCATCGCGGGCGTGCGGGTGGTGCGCGCGGCGCTGGAGGGGCCGATTCATGGCGGCGCGGCGGCGCGCGTGTTCCGGTGTGAGGATGTCGAGGCCTGTGGGCCGTGGCTCGCGGATGTTTCGGAGCGGGCGTTCCTGGAGACGTTGGCGGAGTTCCGTGAGCCGGAGTCGCTGACGCCCGCGCAGGAAGCGCTGCTGCTCGTGCTGGAGCGCGAGGGCTGGGTGCAGGCGCTCTCCGTGGAGGACTGGGAGGCGCGCGAGCGGGTTCGACGGGAGGAGGAAGAGGCTCGGCGGCGAGCGGAGGAGGAGGCGCGGCTCGAAGAGGAGCGGCGGCGGGCGGAGGAGGCTCGGCTCGAGGCGGAGCGGCTCGCGGAAGAAGCTCGACGCGCTGAGGCGGCTCGGCTCGAAGAAGAGCGCCGTGTGGCGGAAGAAGCTCGCCTGGCTGAAGAGGCTCGGCTCGCCGAAGAGGCTCGCCTGGCTGAAGAAGCGCGCTTGGCTGAAGAAGCGCGCTTGGCTGAAGAGGCTCGACTGGCGGAAGAAGCGCGGCTCGAAGAAGAGCGTCGCGTGGCCGAAGAGGCCCGGCTGGCGGAAGAGGCCCGTCTCGCAGAGGTCGCTCGGCTTGAGGCGGAGCGCCTTGCTGAAGAGGAACGGCGTCTCGCGGAGGAGGCGCGTATTGCCGAAGAGGCTCGGCTTGAGGCGGAGCGCCTAGCTGAAGAGGCGCGGCTCGCCGAAGAAGCTCGCCTCGCGGAAGAGGCCCGTCTCGCCGAAGAAGCTCGCCTCGCGGAAGAGGCCCGCTTGGCGGAAGAGGAGCGGCTCGAAGAGGAGCGCCGACTGGCGGAAGAGGCTCGGCTCGCCGAAGAAGCTCGTCTCGAAGAAGAGCGTCGACTGGCGGAAGAGGCTCGACTGGCGGAAGAGGCTCGTCTGGCGGAAGAGGCTCGTCTGGCGGAAGAGGCTCGTCTGGCGGAAGAGGCTCGTCTCGAAGAAGAGCGTCGACTGGCTGAAGAGGCTCGACTGGCGGAAGAGGCTCGTCTCGCGGAAGAGGCTCGACTCGCGGAAGAGGCTCGTCTCGAAGAAGAGCGTCGCCTGGCGGAAGAGGCACGTCTCGCTGAAGAGGCACGTCTCGAAGAAGAGCGCCGTCTGGCGGAAGAGGCACGTCTCGCAGAAGAGGCTCGCGTAGCCGAAGAGGCGCGTCTCGCTGAAGAGGCTCGGCTGGCGGAAGAAGCGCGGCTCGAAGAAGAGCATCGCGTGGCCGAAGAGGCTCGGCTCGCAGAAGAGGCGCGGCTTGAAGAGGAGCGCCGCCTAGCGGAAGAGGCGCGTCTTGAAGAAGAACGCCGCCTTGAAGAAGAGCGTCGTCTGGCGGAGGAGGTTCGTCTCGCGGAAGAGGCGCGGCTGGCAGAGGAAGCGCGCCTTGAAGAGGAGCGTCGGCTCGCGGAAGAGGTTCGTCTCGCAGAGGTCGCTCGGCTTGAGGCGGAGCGCCTTGCTGAAGAGGAACGGCGTCTCGCGGAGGAGGCGCGTATTGCCGAAGAGGCTCGGCTTGAGGCGGAGCGCCTAGCTGAAGAGGCGCGGCTCGCCGAAGAAGCTCGCCTCGCGGAAGAGGCCCGTCTCGCCGAAGAAGCTCGCCTCGCGGAAGAGGCCCGCTTGGCGGAAGAGGAGCGGCTCGAAGAGGAGCGCCGACTGGCGGAAGAGGCTCGGCTCGCCGAAGAAGCTCGTCTCGAAGAAGAGCGTCGACTGGCGGAAGAGGCTCGACTGGCGGAAGAGGCTCGTCTGGCGGAAGAGGCTCGTCTGGCGGAAGAGGCTCGTCTGGCGGAAGAGGCTCGTCTCGAAGAAGAGCGTCGACTGGCGGAAGAGGCTCGTCTCGCGGAAGAGGCTCGACTCGCGGAAGAGGCTCGACTCGCGGAAGAGGCTCGTCTCGAAGAAGAGCGTCGTCTGGCGGAAGAGGCACGTCTCGCTGAAGAGGCACGTCTCGAAGAAGAGCGCCGTCTGGCGGAAGAGGCACGTCTCGCAGAAGAGGCTCGCGTAGCCGAAGAGGCGCGTCTCGCTGAAGAGGCTCGGCTGGCGGAAGAAGCGCGGCTCGAAGAAGAGCATCGCGTGGCCGAAGAGGCTCGGCTCGCAGAAGAGGCGCGGCTTGAAGAGGAGCACCGCCTAGCGGAAGAGGCGCGTCTTGAAGAAGAACGCCGCCTTGAAGAAGAGCGTCGTCTGGCGGAGGAGGTTCGTCTCGCGGAAGAGGCGCGGCTGGCAGAGGAAGCGCGCCTTGAAGAGGAGCGTCGGCTCGCGGAAGAGGCCCGGCTAGAGGCGGAGCGTCTGGCGGAGGAAGCTCGTCTGGCAGAAGCGGCTCTACTTGAGGCGGCGCGCCTCGCCGAAGAAGCTCGCCTGGCTGAAGAGGCTCGGCTGGCGGAAGAAGCGCGGCTCGAAGAAGAGCGTCGTCTGGCCGAAGAGGCTCGGGCTGAAGAAGAACGCCGCCTTGCAGAAGAGGCTCGGCTCGCAGAAGAGCGTCGTCTGGCGGAAGAGGAGCGGCTCGAAGAGGAGCGCCGCCTAGCGGAAGATGCCCGCGTAGCCGAAGAAGCGCGGCTCGAAGAAGAGCGTCGTCTCGCCGAAGAAGCGCGGCTCGAAGAAGAGCGTCGTCTCGCCGAAGAAGCGCGCCTCGAAGAGGAGCGCCGCCTCGCGGAAGAGGCTCGGCTCGCGGAAGAGGCTCGCCTCGAAGAAGAGCGCCGCCTTGCGGAAGAGGCGCAGCGTGCGGAGGCCGCTCGGCTCGAGGCAGAACGCCTGGCGGAAGAGGCGGAGCGGCTTGCGGAGGAGGCCCGCCTCGCGGAAGAGGCTCGACTCAAGGCGGAACGCCTTGCCGAAGAAGCCCGCCTCATCGAGGAGCGCCGTCTCGCGGAGTCCGCCCGCCTTGCGAGAGAAGCCCGCCGCGCGGAGGAGATCTGGGCCGCGGAGGAGGCCCGTCTCGCCGAGGTCGCGCGCGTCGAGGCGGAGGCCCGCCAGGCCGAAGAAGCCCGCCAGGCCGAAGAGCTGCGTCTGGAGATCGAACGCCGTCGCGGCAAGGACGCTCGCGCCGCCGAGCAGGCCCGTCAGGCAGACGAAGGCCGTCCCACCGAAGAGCCCACGCAGTCCGACTCCATCCCCGAACTCGCGGCCGAGGACATCGAGGCCCTCACGCTTGATGTGGGCGACATCCTGCTCACCGAGCTTCCCGCTCAGCCCTCCGAGGCGGATTCCTGGGCGGACTCCGTCCAGAACGCCGGTGCATCCGACCTGGACCTGGCCGCTCTGCCCGAAAGCGCGGACGCTCTGCGTATCGCCCGGCAGAAGGCTCAGGCCGAGCTCCTCCACGACATGGAGGAGGCCCTCCGCCGCTCGAAGTCCCTGCCGCTCGAGCCATGGCTCGCGGACGAGCCGCCCCTGTCGACACCGCCCACGCGGACGCAGGACCGCGTCCCCATCCAGGACGAGCAGTGGCACACCGAGGCCATCTCCCTCAGCGCTGCGTCCGACACCGAGTCGGAACTCCCGCTGCTGGAAGTCGAACCCGAGCCCGAACTTTGGGCCGTCGCCGAGCCACTGCCGGCGCCAGCGACCCGTCCCGCCGCGGGCGAACCTCCGGTCCTCACGCCTGTCGCCGAAGACGACGCGGACATCCTGCTGGAGGCGACCCCCGACGAGGAGGACGACGCCAGTTGGGCCACCCAACCGTCCGCGCCGCCGCCGCGCCCGGCCACACCCAAGACCGGGGACGAGGACCTCTGGCGCATCGTCGCCTTCGACAAGGACGAGGGCGCCGACACCCTGACAGCGTCGTTCGAGGCCGCGCTCCTCCAAGTCGATACGCACCTGGAGTCGCTCGTCCGCTCGGATGTCAATCAGGCGAACGTCGATTTCGACGAGCCTCCTGTCGAGGCCATTGTCGAGGCGACCATCGAACCGGTAGCACCCGATTCATCGGGGGCCTTCCCCGGTGACAACTCATGGCCAACTGGCCAGACTGACTGGGACGAGCCGTCCGGAGACTTGGACGACTGGGACTTTGACGAGGACGACTTGGCGGCAGATCCCTCCAACCCCGACGAGGCAGCAAAGCTCCGGCGGCAGCGTCTCTTGCGTCGCGCCATGGAGAACATGGGGGTCCTCGGTGGGCGCCCGCCCTCCGCACCGGGCGCCACGCCCTCGCCCACGAGCGAACCCGCCGCCGCCCCGGCCCCCGCTGCCTCCGAGCCTCCCAGGCCCGACGAGGCCCGCCTGGCCCAGCAGCTCGAGCAGCGCTTCGCGGACGTCCAGGCCAAGCGAGACCACTTCTACGTGCTCGGCGTTTCGCAGGACGCCTCGCGCGACCAGGTGAAGACCGCCTTCCTCAACCTGGCCAAGATCTTCCATCCGGACCGCCTGCCGCCGTCGCTGCCCCACATGGCGCCGAAGATCACCGCCGTGTTCGAAGCCATCCGAGAGGCCTACGAGGTCCTCTACGACGACACCCGGCGCAAGACGTACCAGCAGAACCTCCAGGCCCAGCAGACCCTGCCCAAGCCGCCGTCGTCCGCGCCGACCGCTCCGGTACTCCGCCCGCAGGGCCGCGCCGACAGCAATGCCGACGACCTCTACAAGATGGGCGAGGTCTTCTTCCGCAAGCGCGACTTCACCACGGCCTCCGACCACTACGACCGCGCCCACGCGCTGGAACCCAAGCCGCTGTATCTGGCTGCTCGGGCCTGGGCCATCTACATGGACCCGGCGCGCAAGGCGGACATGGCGAAGGCCAAGCAGATGATGGCGGACGCGGTGCGCGCGGACCCGAATTGTGATCGGGCGCACTACCAGCTCGGCGTCATCGCCCGGGTCGAAGGCGACATGGACCGCGCGGAGCGTTGCTTCCGCGAGGCCGTGCGCGCCAACCCCAAGCACCTCGAGGCGAACCAGGAGCTGCGGCTCATCGACATGCGCAAGAAGAACCCTCCGAAGAAGGGAGGCTTCTTCCGCTGA
- a CDS encoding tRNA (cytidine(34)-2'-O)-methyltransferase → MLEPLARPLHLVLVSPQIPPNTGNVARLCAVTGCRLILVEPLGFSIDDRQLKRAGLDYWDKVFLRLYPTYAAYAADYPDARRWLFSARAETSLYEARFEEGDHLVFGSEVSGLAPEVMEGGTGTAVTIPMLEDRRSLNLSTSVGIGTYEALRQVRFTGAGRQAPPAS, encoded by the coding sequence ATGCTCGAGCCCCTGGCGCGTCCTCTCCACCTGGTCCTCGTTTCTCCCCAGATTCCCCCCAACACCGGCAACGTCGCCCGCCTGTGCGCCGTGACGGGCTGTCGGCTCATCCTGGTGGAGCCCCTGGGCTTCTCCATTGACGACCGGCAGCTCAAGCGGGCGGGGCTGGACTACTGGGACAAGGTATTTCTCCGCCTGTATCCAACCTACGCGGCCTATGCGGCGGACTACCCGGACGCCCGGCGCTGGCTCTTCTCCGCCCGGGCTGAAACATCCCTGTATGAGGCCCGGTTCGAGGAGGGGGACCACCTGGTGTTCGGCTCGGAGGTGTCCGGGCTGGCGCCGGAGGTGATGGAGGGGGGCACGGGGACGGCCGTCACCATTCCCATGCTGGAGGACCGCCGGAGCCTGAACCTGTCCACGTCGGTGGGAATCGGGACCTATGAGGCCCTGCGACAGGTCCGTTTCACCGGAGCGGGCAGGCAAGCGCCCCCGGCAAGTTGA
- a CDS encoding DUF192 domain-containing protein, translating to MRWKVNNETRQRLLADRADKATSFLQRFKGLMGRRSLEVGQGLHIVPCNSIHTFFMRIPIDVLFLDAQGRIVKQMPALPPWRATSVYFQSRSVLELPAGVLAASGTQEGDVLSFEPVP from the coding sequence ATGCGCTGGAAGGTGAACAACGAGACGCGGCAACGGCTGCTGGCGGACCGGGCCGACAAGGCCACCTCGTTCCTCCAACGGTTCAAGGGACTCATGGGGCGCCGCTCGCTGGAGGTGGGCCAGGGGCTCCATATCGTCCCCTGTAACTCCATCCACACTTTCTTCATGCGCATCCCCATTGACGTGCTGTTCCTGGACGCCCAGGGCCGCATCGTCAAGCAGATGCCCGCCTTGCCGCCCTGGCGTGCGACATCCGTGTATTTCCAGTCACGCTCGGTCCTGGAGCTTCCCGCGGGTGTCCTCGCGGCCAGCGGCACCCAGGAAGGCGACGTGCTGAGCTTCGAGCCGGTTCCTTGA
- a CDS encoding Stp1/IreP family PP2C-type Ser/Thr phosphatase translates to MRIEVAGSTHVGMKRNHNEDNFLMLPEEFLFCVADGMGGHSSGEIASRIAVDELGEFYKLTSKDQDCTWPFKMDKTRNYDENRLATGVKLANARIFEKACSESKYKGMGTTIVTVHFSQSAVYVGHVGDSRVYYFRGGALKQVTEDHSLLNDYLKAKKLSPEEIENFPHKNVIVRALGMKENVQVDVSRVEPQEDDVFLLCSDGLSGMVTDAQMQEILQRTPELEKACSQLIDMANAAGGNDNVTCVLARYHAA, encoded by the coding sequence ATGCGCATCGAGGTAGCTGGCAGCACCCACGTTGGGATGAAGCGGAATCACAACGAGGACAACTTCCTGATGCTCCCGGAAGAGTTTCTCTTCTGCGTGGCGGATGGCATGGGCGGCCACTCGTCTGGCGAAATCGCCAGCCGCATCGCGGTGGACGAGCTCGGCGAATTCTACAAGCTCACGTCCAAGGACCAGGACTGCACCTGGCCCTTCAAGATGGACAAGACGCGCAACTATGACGAGAACCGGCTCGCCACCGGCGTCAAGCTCGCCAACGCGCGCATCTTCGAGAAGGCCTGCTCCGAGTCCAAGTACAAGGGCATGGGCACCACCATCGTCACGGTGCACTTCTCCCAGAGCGCCGTCTACGTGGGCCACGTCGGCGACAGCCGCGTCTACTACTTCCGCGGCGGCGCCCTGAAGCAGGTGACGGAGGACCACTCCCTCCTCAACGACTACCTCAAGGCGAAGAAGCTCTCGCCCGAGGAGATTGAGAACTTCCCCCACAAGAACGTCATCGTCCGCGCGCTGGGCATGAAGGAGAACGTCCAGGTGGATGTCTCCCGCGTGGAGCCGCAGGAGGATGATGTCTTCCTGCTCTGCTCGGACGGCCTGAGCGGCATGGTGACGGACGCGCAGATGCAGGAAATCCTGCAGCGCACGCCGGAGCTGGAGAAGGCCTGCTCGCAGCTCATCGACATGGCCAACGCCGCAGGTGGCAACGACAACGTCACCTGCGTGCTGGCCCGCTACCACGCCGCCTGA
- a CDS encoding nucleotidyltransferase family protein — MKAMVLCAGLGTRLRPLTERWPKPAMPFLGQPLLRYHLAVLKAAGVTAVGINTHHLPDTMEAVARAECARAGLPLHVVNEPVIQGTGGGIRGLRDFLSDGDFIVFNGDILYPVDLRPVVALHQASGALATMVLQPMPAGETYAAVELDAEGRVRRIAGHGPGGEGLSPWHFTGVHVMSPRVFDFMSPRGEEDINRGVYVRAMEAGQMVRGVRVDGYWSDLGTPSRYLATVQDVLAGHVRLEWLGADSPLAGTVRGASGTWAHAEARLDGTAEGPVYLGRGSAVAAGAAVGPGVSLEPGAKVAAGARLSRATVFEDTEVSSGESLSEVLAWGAHRIAAPLKGR, encoded by the coding sequence ATGAAGGCCATGGTCCTCTGCGCGGGCCTGGGCACGCGCCTGCGCCCGCTCACCGAACGCTGGCCCAAGCCGGCGATGCCATTCTTGGGACAGCCGCTGCTGCGCTACCACCTGGCAGTGCTGAAGGCCGCGGGCGTGACGGCGGTGGGCATCAACACCCACCACCTGCCAGACACCATGGAGGCGGTGGCCCGCGCCGAGTGCGCTCGCGCGGGGCTGCCGCTGCACGTGGTGAACGAGCCCGTCATCCAGGGCACCGGCGGCGGCATCCGCGGCCTGCGGGACTTCCTGTCGGACGGCGACTTCATCGTCTTCAACGGCGACATCCTCTACCCGGTGGACCTGCGGCCGGTGGTGGCCCTGCACCAGGCGTCCGGCGCGCTGGCCACCATGGTGCTGCAGCCCATGCCAGCGGGGGAGACGTACGCCGCGGTGGAGCTGGACGCGGAAGGGCGCGTGCGCCGCATCGCCGGCCACGGCCCTGGAGGTGAAGGCTTGTCGCCGTGGCACTTCACCGGCGTGCACGTGATGTCGCCGCGCGTCTTCGACTTCATGTCGCCGCGAGGTGAGGAGGACATCAACCGCGGCGTCTATGTCCGTGCCATGGAGGCCGGGCAGATGGTGCGCGGCGTGCGGGTGGACGGGTACTGGTCCGACCTGGGCACGCCGTCGCGCTACCTCGCCACCGTGCAGGACGTGCTCGCCGGGCACGTGCGGCTGGAGTGGCTGGGCGCGGACTCACCGCTGGCGGGGACCGTGCGCGGCGCGAGTGGCACCTGGGCGCACGCGGAGGCCCGCCTGGACGGCACGGCGGAGGGCCCGGTGTACCTGGGGCGGGGCAGCGCGGTGGCCGCCGGAGCCGCCGTGGGGCCGGGCGTGTCGCTGGAGCCGGGCGCGAAGGTGGCTGCGGGGGCGCGGCTCTCGCGAGCCACCGTCTTCGAGGACACCGAGGTGTCCTCCGGGGAGTCGCTCTCCGAGGTGCTCGCCTGGGGCGCGCACCGGATTGCCGCGCCGCTGAAGGGGCGCTGA
- a CDS encoding aminoglycoside phosphotransferase family protein, which yields MELEAALRDQVGQAMGRPVPNAPITKLKGEASSRSYYRVGAPPESWVVMVMPPDSTKKSDEATKGEPPKELPFINVHRYLEKLGVRVPRILRYDEPAGMMVIEDLSDITFESALEGGKHHEALYTRAVDLLARLRAAAEKAEDPDCLAFTRAFDEDLYDWELHHFREWGLEAWSGKKPTDAERAELDATFRDIARQLAAAPRGFTHRDYQSRNIMMKEGELVVIDFQDALQGPRQYDLVALLRDSYVELDRDFVDAMLDRYIATFQEVSGERIDAASFKAFFDLLTIQRKLKDAGRFEFINRVKGNPGFLVSIPASLRYVRDGFARRPELRKLQDLVAKYVPELAA from the coding sequence ATGGAACTCGAGGCCGCCCTGCGCGACCAGGTGGGACAGGCCATGGGCCGTCCCGTTCCCAACGCCCCCATCACGAAGCTGAAGGGCGAGGCGAGCAGCCGCTCGTACTACCGCGTTGGCGCGCCGCCCGAGAGCTGGGTGGTGATGGTGATGCCGCCCGACTCGACGAAGAAGAGCGACGAGGCCACCAAGGGCGAGCCGCCCAAGGAGCTGCCCTTCATCAACGTGCACCGCTACCTGGAGAAGCTGGGCGTGCGGGTGCCGCGCATCCTCCGCTACGACGAGCCGGCCGGGATGATGGTGATTGAAGATTTGAGTGACATCACCTTCGAGTCCGCGCTGGAGGGCGGCAAGCACCACGAGGCGCTCTACACCCGCGCCGTGGACCTGCTGGCGCGCCTGCGCGCGGCGGCGGAGAAGGCGGAGGACCCGGACTGCCTGGCCTTCACCCGCGCCTTCGACGAGGACCTCTACGACTGGGAGCTGCACCACTTCCGCGAGTGGGGCCTGGAGGCGTGGAGTGGCAAGAAGCCCACGGACGCCGAGCGCGCCGAACTGGACGCCACCTTCCGCGACATCGCCCGGCAGCTGGCCGCCGCGCCGCGTGGCTTCACGCACCGCGACTACCAGAGCCGCAACATCATGATGAAGGAGGGCGAGCTGGTCGTCATCGACTTCCAGGACGCACTGCAGGGCCCGCGCCAGTACGACCTGGTGGCGCTCTTGCGCGACAGCTACGTGGAGCTGGATCGCGACTTCGTGGACGCGATGCTGGACCGCTACATCGCCACCTTCCAGGAGGTGAGCGGCGAGCGCATCGACGCGGCGTCCTTCAAGGCCTTCTTCGACCTGCTCACCATCCAGCGAAAGCTGAAGGACGCGGGCCGCTTCGAGTTCATCAACCGTGTGAAGGGCAACCCGGGCTTCCTGGTGTCCATCCCCGCGTCGCTGCGCTACGTGCGTGACGGCTTCGCGCGGCGGCCGGAGCTGCGCAAGCTGCAGGACCTGGTGGCGAAGTACGTCCCGGAGCTGGCGGCCTGA